Proteins encoded in a region of the Candidatus Nitrosomarinus catalina genome:
- a CDS encoding DUF6293 family protein, whose translation MDTVHTMESMLNLRVHIAPVGFEIDRVVVPAAKMKADLVYLVVDRNIATDKSTKFQSEIIKKLKRKKIDSKVVYANRLQLFDIIRVVKEIILDHRDDEFYVNVASGSKIHAIACMMACMVFDDRKNIHPFYPQAKEYPAYKDNEQQTYGVEEIYGLPTYQLLTPNKDLIEILKIIKENEGRIQKKVLAEIAEDRKILNINAREENHSQARFASLDKKLIQPLMHTWNFVEEEKIGKNRWISFTDDGKNASEFLF comes from the coding sequence ATGGATACTGTACATACCATGGAATCCATGCTTAATCTACGCGTGCATATTGCCCCAGTCGGCTTTGAAATAGACCGCGTTGTGGTCCCTGCAGCAAAGATGAAGGCAGACTTGGTATATCTTGTTGTTGATAGGAATATTGCCACAGACAAATCCACAAAGTTTCAGAGTGAAATAATTAAAAAACTGAAAAGGAAAAAAATTGACTCAAAAGTTGTATATGCAAACAGGCTGCAGCTCTTTGACATTATCCGCGTTGTCAAAGAGATAATTCTTGACCACAGAGACGACGAGTTTTATGTCAACGTTGCAAGCGGCTCCAAAATACATGCGATTGCATGCATGATGGCATGCATGGTCTTTGATGACAGAAAAAACATTCATCCGTTTTATCCGCAGGCAAAAGAGTACCCTGCATACAAAGACAACGAACAGCAAACCTATGGGGTTGAGGAAATTTACGGACTTCCGACATACCAGCTGCTTACGCCAAACAAGGACCTGATTGAAATCTTAAAAATCATTAAAGAAAATGAAGGACGAATTCAAAAGAAAGTTCTTGCAGAGATTGCTGAAGATAGAAAAATTCTAAACATCAATGCACGCGAGGAAAATCACAGCCAGGCAAGATTTGCAAGTCTGGACAAAAAACTGATTCAGCCGCTAATGCACACATGGAACTTTGTTGAAGAAGAAAAAATAGGAAAAAATCGATGGATTTCTTTCACCGATGATGGAAAGAATGCATCTGAATTTTTGTTTTAG
- a CDS encoding J domain-containing protein, which produces MGEKCLRDAHSYLSKIASVAEKFFDIIEYYVIWYNKKYNDWDEFECENWIEDWNEVRHTWGRDRHKHQKHYNSYDKEYKSTETQKTFTVSDAFDILGLDKTATALQIKQRFRKLILKYHPDKNSSANAEKMAKKITLSYEFLKKRGFVYTEAAI; this is translated from the coding sequence ATGGGTGAAAAATGTTTGAGAGATGCACACTCGTATCTATCTAAAATTGCAAGCGTTGCTGAAAAATTTTTTGACATCATAGAGTATTATGTAATATGGTATAACAAAAAATACAACGACTGGGACGAGTTTGAATGTGAAAACTGGATTGAGGATTGGAACGAGGTCCGACATACTTGGGGACGAGACAGACACAAACATCAAAAACATTACAACAGTTATGACAAAGAGTACAAGTCAACAGAAACTCAAAAAACCTTTACAGTTTCAGACGCATTTGACATTCTAGGCCTTGACAAGACTGCAACTGCTTTGCAAATCAAGCAGAGATTTAGAAAATTGATTCTAAAGTACCATCCAGACAAGAACTCTTCTGCAAATGCCGAAAAGATGGCTAAAAAAATCACATTATCCTATGAATTTCTCAAAAAGAGAGGATTTGTGTACACGGAGGCTGCAATATGA
- a CDS encoding PIN domain-containing protein encodes MTQIQSIALDSCVVIDIIEKPKVASGLKANLRGKPVNIVLCDVVLDEVRKVRGLMPHTVVEKITRMLGKKVQLTAVTAEHEAEAQQLTQQFQICHNGDNKILSMCRARDFILVTFDKMLLKASQFVGIAVFSPFTAGGI; translated from the coding sequence ATGACTCAGATACAAAGCATAGCACTAGATTCCTGTGTTGTCATTGACATCATAGAGAAGCCAAAGGTTGCCTCCGGGCTCAAAGCCAATCTCAGAGGCAAGCCAGTCAACATTGTCCTTTGCGACGTTGTACTTGACGAGGTAAGAAAGGTAAGGGGACTGATGCCTCATACGGTGGTTGAAAAAATTACCAGAATGCTTGGAAAAAAAGTACAACTAACTGCAGTAACTGCAGAACATGAGGCAGAGGCACAACAGCTGACCCAGCAGTTTCAAATCTGTCACAACGGGGACAACAAGATTCTCAGCATGTGCAGGGCTCGAGATTTCATCCTGGTAACATTTGACAAGATGCTGCTCAAGGCAAGCCAGTTTGTTGGAATTGCAGTGTTCTCTCCATTTACTGCAGGAGGAATCTGA
- a CDS encoding NUMOD3 domain-containing DNA-binding protein — MIRICSIDNCNKKHKAKGFCYTHYIRFHKHGDPLFKEDPEIIRKRRSESHKGQTAWNKGKTGIYSEETKKKMSVSQFKKGMTPHNKGKKATVEEKKKISEAMNRPEVKKKLSKSKMGIKNPMYGKPSHNRGKSPSSETRKKISESLKKIVKIYSKEERDRMSKRMKEWHENHVHPRKGLKDTPETFKKKSLAQRGKKKSKEHIAKIALANTGRVANHQTRAKISAARAKQKFPYRDTKIELLTQSILEENNIPFKKHRNYKLSESNHQADITIEPDKIIEVNGDYWHFNPKIYHAESTQKLRDKSILAKEKWAYDKYIIDEMKYLGFKVLVVWESELKDELDKTTKKILKFAKS; from the coding sequence TTGATTCGAATTTGTTCTATAGATAATTGTAACAAAAAGCATAAAGCTAAAGGATTCTGCTATACACATTATATTCGATTTCACAAACATGGTGATCCTCTATTCAAAGAAGATCCAGAAATAATAAGAAAAAGACGTTCTGAATCTCATAAAGGTCAAACTGCTTGGAATAAAGGGAAAACTGGAATTTATTCTGAAGAAACTAAAAAGAAAATGTCTGTCAGCCAATTCAAAAAAGGAATGACTCCACACAATAAGGGCAAGAAAGCAACTGTGGAGGAAAAAAAGAAAATATCTGAAGCTATGAATCGTCCAGAAGTAAAAAAGAAACTATCTAAATCTAAAATGGGTATAAAAAATCCGATGTATGGGAAACCCTCTCATAATAGGGGCAAATCCCCATCATCAGAAACTAGAAAAAAAATATCTGAATCTTTGAAAAAAATTGTAAAAATTTATTCAAAAGAAGAACGAGACAGAATGTCTAAAAGAATGAAAGAATGGCATGAAAATCATGTCCATCCTCGAAAAGGTTTGAAAGACACTCCTGAAACATTCAAGAAAAAATCTCTTGCTCAAAGAGGTAAGAAAAAATCTAAAGAGCATATTGCAAAGATAGCACTTGCTAACACGGGTAGAGTTGCAAATCATCAAACACGTGCAAAGATTTCTGCAGCAAGAGCAAAACAAAAATTTCCATATCGTGATACAAAGATCGAATTACTTACACAATCAATACTTGAAGAAAACAATATTCCTTTCAAAAAACATCGGAATTACAAATTAAGTGAATCCAATCATCAAGCAGATATTACAATTGAACCTGATAAAATAATTGAAGTAAATGGTGATTATTGGCATTTTAATCCCAAAATCTATCATGCTGAATCCACTCAAAAATTAAGGGATAAATCAATTCTAGCTAAAGAAAAATGGGCATATGACAAATACATAATTGACGAAATGAAATATCTGGGTTTCAAAGTATTAGTGGTATGGGAATCTGAATTGAAAGATGAATTAGATAAAACTACAAAGAAGATTCTAAAATTTGCTAAAAGTTGA
- a CDS encoding ribonuclease H-like domain-containing protein, translated as MGNYYLDIETTGLDEVENKITTIQYVELERGTGKQLGELTILKEWELGEEGMLRKFIEDSPISNKYDFGFVPVGYNLGFEHKFLLEKSSRYNLFPITILSRPCIDLHSIGILMNKGEFRGSGLDKLTGKSHSGSPVIHWYDVKKYDEIENYIKNETTEFIKWYVWLHEKLPELRIRWERKLN; from the coding sequence ATGGGAAATTACTATCTAGATATCGAAACTACTGGTCTTGATGAGGTTGAAAACAAGATAACAACTATCCAATATGTAGAACTTGAGCGCGGTACAGGCAAACAACTAGGAGAATTAACGATACTCAAAGAATGGGAGTTAGGTGAAGAAGGAATGTTAAGAAAATTCATAGAGGATTCCCCCATTTCAAACAAATATGATTTTGGTTTTGTCCCAGTCGGGTATAATTTAGGATTTGAACACAAATTTCTTTTAGAAAAATCTTCAAGATACAATTTATTTCCAATTACAATACTATCCAGGCCTTGCATTGATTTGCATTCTATTGGTATTTTGATGAACAAAGGTGAGTTTAGAGGATCAGGTCTGGACAAATTGACAGGAAAATCCCACAGCGGAAGTCCAGTTATTCATTGGTATGATGTAAAAAAATATGATGAGATTGAAAATTATATCAAAAATGAAACTACAGAATTTATAAAATGGTATGTCTGGTTGCATGAAAAATTACCTGAATTAAGAATTAGATGGGAAAGAAAATTAAATTAA
- a CDS encoding DUF7220 family protein — MSTLDTKKKSASEALVNAVGGYPIGYGLGIVILPLSAGWIQEDPYIANIAITGTYAVTSFVRSYFLRRVFEKYGIDDNFIRLAKRGIVKLSGAIR, encoded by the coding sequence TTGAGTACACTTGATACCAAAAAGAAAAGCGCATCTGAAGCACTTGTCAATGCAGTTGGAGGCTATCCAATTGGATATGGTCTCGGAATTGTAATACTTCCATTGTCTGCAGGATGGATTCAAGAGGATCCATACATTGCAAACATTGCAATTACTGGGACATATGCTGTAACATCTTTTGTAAGGTCATATTTTTTGAGAAGAGTGTTTGAAAAATATGGGATTGATGACAACTTTATCCGATTGGCAAAGCGTGGAATTGTCAAATTGTCTGGTGCGATAAGATGA